DNA from Salinispora arenicola:
GCCGGCCGCTCGCCGGAGCGGTCCGCCGTTTGTTCCTCGGTATCTCGGTCGACCATCTGCACGGATACCGGTCCGACGTCGGCCGTCGGCGGGGTGTCGAGGTGTTTCCGGGCGAACGCCAATGCCGCCCGCAGGTCCGCCTCCCGGACCGCGCGGCTCTTCGCGCCCCGCGTGGACACCTCCACCGCTACCGAGCCGGTGAAGCCGCGGCCGGCCAGCGAGCGCAGCAGTTCGGCGCAGGGCTGGGTGCCCCGGCCGGGTACGAGATGCTCGTCGCGCCCTTCGCCGGTGCCGTCGCCCAGGTGCACGTGGGCCAGACCGGCACCCATCCGGTCGGCCAGTTCCAGCGCGTCGACATGCGATGCGGCGCAGTGCGACACGTCGAGGGTGTAGGAAGGGTAGCCGGTCACCGTCGGATCCCAGCTAGGGACGTATGGGACGAACTGACGCCCTGCCATCCGCACCGGATACATGTTCTCGACCGGGAAGCGCACACCACTGAATCGCTCGTCGATCTCATTCAGGCCCTCGGCGAAGTTGCGGGCGTAGTCCCGCTGCCAGGTGAACGGCGGATGCACCACCACGGTCGGCGCACCCAACGCCTCAGCCATCTCACCGGAGCGGCGCAGCCGCTCCCACGGATCGGCGCTCCATACCCGCTGGGTGACCAGCAGACACGGCGCGTGCACGGAGAGCACCGGCACGTCGTAGTGCTTGGCGAGCCCGGCGAGGGCGCCGACGTCCTGACTGACGGCGTCGGTCCACACCATCACCTCGACGCCGTCGTAACCAAGCGTCGCCGCCAGCTGAAACGCCGCCGCGGTTCGCTCGGGGAAGACCGACGAGGTGGACAGGAGGACCGGGACTCGGGAAGCCACAGCATCGAGGGTAACGGGCGAGGATGGTGATCTTCAGGACGAGTACCGGCAAACCCTGTCGACCTCGGGCGCAGTTCACATCGGTGCAAGCTGATCCAAACGGCGCAGGATCACACCCTCCCGTAGCGCCCACGGGCAGATGTCCAGCGTGTCGATGTCCAGCCGGCGCATCGCCGCCTCGGCGACAACCGCACCGGCCAGCAGTTGGTGCGCCCGGCCGACGCTGACCCCGTCCAGCTCGACGAGCTGCGCCGGAGGAATGTGCCGGATGAACCCGAGCACCTGCCGCAGCCCGGCCCGGGTGAGCCGGCGGCGGGCCCACAGACCTGCCCCGGAGGGAGCGGCGCCGGCGAGACGGGACAGCGTCCGGAACGTCTTCGAGGTGGCGACCGGCCGTTTCCAGCCCACCTCGATCAGCCGTCCCGCCACCGCGTCGAGCTGGCCATCCACGTACGCCCGCAGCTTCTCGACCTGCTCGGCCTGCGGTGGAGTGGGACTACCGGAAGCAACCTGAAGGTGGTCGCGGGTGAGCCGGCCGGCGCCCAGTGGCAGCGACACCGCGGCGTCCGGATCCTCGTCGATGCCCGCCGCGATCTCCAGCGAGCCGCCACCGATGTCGAGCACCAGTAGCCGCCCGGCCGACCAGCCGAACCAGCGCCGCACCGCGAGGAAGGTCATCCGGGCCTCGTCCGCACCGGTGAGGACCTCCAGCCGGACCCCGGTCTCGTCCTGGACCCGGGTCAGCACCTCCGCCGAGTTGGTGGCGTCCCGAACCGCAGACGTGGCGAACGCCATCAGATCGTCGGTGTCCAGCCCGACCGCGGACTCCTTCGCCGCCGCCACCGCCTTCACCAGGGAGTCCGCACCAGCAGTGGTGAGCGCGCCGTCCGGGCCGATCTGTTCGGCCAACCGCAACACCGCCTTCTCGGAGTGCGCCGGCCAGGGGTGAGCACCACGGTGGGCGTCCACCACCAGCAGGTGCACCGTGTTGGATCCGACATCGAGGACGCCCAGCCGCATGGGGAAACCCTAGAGGCAACATCCTCGTCCGGCGTACCGGGTCGGCCACTCGGGGGCGCGTACGCTGGCCGGGTGACAGGGCAGATCGAGCTCCGTGTGCTGCCGGAGGGCCCCCGCAGCCGGGAGGTTGCGCTGGACTTTCCCCGGGAGTGGATCGAGTTTGTCGACCCGGCTGACGACACCCATCTGATCCGGGCCGACCTGACCTGGCTGCTGTCCCGGTGGACCTGTGTGTACGGGCGCGGCTGTCACGGCATCACCGCCGGCCGCCCCGCTGACGGTTGCTGCTCGCACGGTGCGTTCTTCACCGACTCGGACGACGAGAAGCGAGTGCGGTCGGCGGTCCGGCGGCTGACTCCGCAGACCTGGCAGCACCACCGGCGGGGCTTCAAGAACTGGACCGAGGACGACACGGCCGACGGGAAGGCGCCCGCCCGGCGGACCGCCACCCGGGCCGACGGGCCGTGCGTGTTTCTCAACGACGCCCGCTTCGCCGGCGGCGGCGGGTGCGCCCTGCACGCCCAGGCACTGCGCGACGGCGTACATCCGCTGGAGTACAAGCCGGACGTCTGCTGGCAGCTGCCGATCCGCCGCGACCAGGAGTGGGTCCAGCGCCCGGACAACACCAGGGTGCTGCTGTCCACGCTCGGGGAGTTCGACCGTCGCGGCTGGGGCGCCGGCGGGCACGACCTGGACTGGTGGTGCACCTCGTCCAGCGACGCGCACGTGGCCACCGAGCCGATGTACCTCTCGTACGGGCCTGAACTGACCGCCCTGATCGGCGAGCCCGCGTACGCCCGACTCGTCACGTTGTGCGCCGCCCGCGCCCGGCACGGGCTGGTCGCCCCGCACCCGGCCGACCCGGACTGACCGCGGTACGGGACCGAGCGGTGCGACGGGCAGGGCAACCGGCGTCCGCACCGGCCGTCAGGTCACGGCTCGAACTTGTAACCCAGGCCACGGACGGTGACGATGTACCGGGGAGCGGACGGTTCCGGCTCGAGCTTGGAACGAAGCCGCTTGACGTGGACGTCGAGGGT
Protein-coding regions in this window:
- a CDS encoding sugar phosphate isomerase/epimerase family protein; the encoded protein is MASRVPVLLSTSSVFPERTAAAFQLAATLGYDGVEVMVWTDAVSQDVGALAGLAKHYDVPVLSVHAPCLLVTQRVWSADPWERLRRSGEMAEALGAPTVVVHPPFTWQRDYARNFAEGLNEIDERFSGVRFPVENMYPVRMAGRQFVPYVPSWDPTVTGYPSYTLDVSHCAASHVDALELADRMGAGLAHVHLGDGTGEGRDEHLVPGRGTQPCAELLRSLAGRGFTGSVAVEVSTRGAKSRAVREADLRAALAFARKHLDTPPTADVGPVSVQMVDRDTEEQTADRSGERPAVS
- a CDS encoding Ppx/GppA phosphatase family protein yields the protein MRLGVLDVGSNTVHLLVVDAHRGAHPWPAHSEKAVLRLAEQIGPDGALTTAGADSLVKAVAAAKESAVGLDTDDLMAFATSAVRDATNSAEVLTRVQDETGVRLEVLTGADEARMTFLAVRRWFGWSAGRLLVLDIGGGSLEIAAGIDEDPDAAVSLPLGAGRLTRDHLQVASGSPTPPQAEQVEKLRAYVDGQLDAVAGRLIEVGWKRPVATSKTFRTLSRLAGAAPSGAGLWARRRLTRAGLRQVLGFIRHIPPAQLVELDGVSVGRAHQLLAGAVVAEAAMRRLDIDTLDICPWALREGVILRRLDQLAPM